Proteins encoded within one genomic window of Epinephelus lanceolatus isolate andai-2023 chromosome 9, ASM4190304v1, whole genome shotgun sequence:
- the LOC117253058 gene encoding uncharacterized protein LOC117253058 — protein MASSHCIWIALFLLSALTSHIRVFGRAVDTLGFLSKSVETAHVSSGSTLRTDALRRWRRGITETHRERCAVLAVPWLENARQAPEDHATLLQLRVRPFSLGASQGLVFPGKYLFSFVRRVYHCCQDGLNCRSVKGIQGRLRGGTDVEFLLTREILSLTIVRAELHLQLSNPQHLDIHPVLLYMAKRDHPTRYSLWSRGNTVELRVDLLFLFQSLQEVAVGAGGGPSLVNMRRVVSSSRGYPPGEKPASGALQDANGDVWGDGAASTLTAQELGLVLGCSQAGSAVSCGTGGVHLLHTPFMAVYYR, from the exons ATGGCCTCCTCGCACTGCATTTGGATTGCTTTATTTCTTCTGTCGGCATTGACAAGTCACATCAGAGTATTTGGTCGTGCAGTAGACACGTTGGGATTTCTGTCAAAGTCGGTGGAGACTGCACATGTATCCTCCGGATCCACTTTACGCACGGACGCTTTGAGGCGATGGAGGCGCGGGATTACGGAGACGCACCGGGAGCGGTGCGCGGTGCTGGCGGTCCCTTGGCTGGAAAACGCACGACAAGCTCCTGAGGATCATGCAACGCTGTTGCAGCTCCGTGTTCGGCCTTTTTCCCTGGGGGCCTCACAGGGCCTGGTATTCCCAGGGAAATATCTTTTCAGCTTTGTCCGCCGGGTTTACCACTGCTGTCAAGACGGACTAAACTGCAGGAGCGTAAAGGGAATTCAAGGTCGCCTGAGAGGAG GCACGGATGTGGAGTTTCTCCTCACCAGAGAGATTTTATCGTTGACGATCGTAAGAGCCGAGCTTCACCTCCAACTCTCAAACCCACAACATCTGGATATCCATCCTGTGCTTCTATATATGGCAAAGCGAGACCATCCTACAAG GTACAGTTTGTGGTCACGGGGCAACACAGTGGAGCTGAGAGTGGATCTGCTGTTCCTTTTCCAGAGTCTGCAGGAGGTGGCAGTTGGTGCTGGAGGGGGTCCCAGCTTGGTGAACATGCGGCGGGTGGTGTCTTCTTCCAGGGGGTACCCACCAGGGGAAAAGCCTGCTTCTGGGGCCCTACAGGACGCTAATGGTGATGTGTGGGGGGATGGGGCTGCCAGCACACTGACTGCTCAGGAGCTGGGCCTGGTCCTGGGCTGCAGTCAGGCTGGATCAGCGGTGTCCTGTGGAACTGGTGGCGTGCACCTCTTACACACACCTTTCATGGCTGTGTACTACAGGTGA
- the LOC117252893 gene encoding perlucin-like protein produces the protein MESQYHQFGSSDNSPVSPVPGELRMTAQTGMKRIVVYVLYGVVVLLLLILLMVTGIKFSQLNKEVINVKLSLERIHLSSNSGATLPEVPLQKIVPVRGTCREGWVSFQGGCYFLSTTGLIWHRAETQCKTLGGHLLVLNNVEELDFISQIVEITHNYWIGLVERTHEGHWSWVDGTDFNTTPNYWDVGQPDNWDYRENGEDCGQIHGSERRIRKKLNDADCGLQYRYICEIRA, from the exons ATGGAGTCTCAGTATCACCAGTTTGGATCGTCTGATAACAGCCCTGTCAGCCCTGTCCCCGGAGAGCTCAGAATGACTGCGCAAACTG GTATGAAGAGGATAGTGGTGTATGTCCTCTACGGAGttgtggtgctgctgctgttaattCTGCTGATGGTCACTGGGATAAAAT TTTCCCAGTTAAACAAGGAAGTCATTAATGTCAAACTCAGCCTGGAGAGGATCCATCTATCATCCAATTCAG GTGCAACTTTGCCGGAGGTCCCCTTGCAGAAAATTGTCCCAGTTCGTG GAACATGTAGGGAAGGATGGGTGTCTTTCCAAGGGGGCTGCTATTTTCTATCCACCACTGGCCTGATCTGGCACAGAGCAGAGACGCAGTGCAAAACACTTGGAGGACACCTGCTGGTTCTGAATAATGTGGAGGAACTG gacTTCATCTCACAAATAGTTGAAATCACACACAACTATTGGATTGGACTTGTGGAGCGAACACACGAGGGACACTGGAGCTGGGTGGATGGAACAGACTTCAATACAACCCCAAA TTACTGGGATGTTGGTCAGCCCGACAACTGGGACTACAGAGAGAACGGAGAGGACTGTGGGCAGATTCACGGCTCTGAAAGACGCATACGCAAAAAGTTGAACGATGCAGACTGCGGCCTGCAGTATCGATACATCTGTGAAATCAGGGCGTGA
- the hps4 gene encoding BLOC-3 complex member HPS4: protein MAELISPDSRRCNYFFLYDGSKVKGEGDPTREGICYFYPEETPLDKQELLCGQLAGAGRCVSELSSSPVRILRLRRTKFAIRMKDDFFWALGCSVEVPTVSVCELLDQLIDLFCFYNGSVRQSYQLKSQEALAARWAQYLSHLRSGSSELHHIFSCLRTIDPTNVDPLLLLKAALILQACQRCPLVLAGCILFRGRVVSTQMSPELTMKVMVHESETYTKTQRPNGPNTFSSFGDAVSSTTVFLTLSELQYLQSAPVDKDFSSRSSSLKDTPPRKTRLSRTLSDTPSTESEPSYLGSSLSPQKVSFSPRLLESSVFSPDPSQSTSSPLSPSQESLEPPFSNGKHSPEAEEEALEESHYHSFHSNKGGGSDVHNKEDSSVFGGNSPLNGGGGGGDGDTACGTVFDFRGAGSGEVAPHDDKYLGESSIGGCGRDQGQKAVTQDPPACFSALDIPEECPLIPMTLYLHRVKGLVLALLVEPHFLSDSASMEEVYHSSLASLNGLEAHLRTISPGAPGAPGPYIFAHFDCIQSTLTTNLSGQPGGAPERPFVRATSLLHSHFCNTETLQEAIIRSAGAAVYGTRSVAQETYYQQHGGSLRNSGIPNHQDSAFSLPSKARHRLLKHGVNLL, encoded by the exons ATGGCTGAGCTCATATCGCCAGACTCGAGAAG GTGTAATTATTTCTTTCTCTACGATGGATCCAAGGTGAAAGGAGAAGGTGACCCAACAAGAGAGGGAATCTGCTACTTCTACCCTGAAGAG aCTCCTCTAGATAAGCAGGAGCTGCTCTGTGGTCAGCTCGCAGGCGCTGGCCGCTGTGTCTCTGaactttcctcctctcctgtgcGCATACTGAGGCTGCGCCGCACCAAGTTTGCAATCCGCATGAAAGATGACTTCTTTTGG GCTCTGGGCTGCTCAGTGGAAGTGCCCACCGTCAGTGTCTGTGAGCTCCTGGATCAGCTGATAGACCTGTTTTGTTTCTACAATGGCTCCGTCCGACAGAGCTACCAG CTCAAAAGCCAAGAAGCTCTGGCTGCACGATGGGCGCAGTACCTCTCACACCTGCGATCAGGATCCTCAGAGCTTCATCACATCTTCAGCTGCCTGAGGACCATTGACCCGACTAAT GTTGACCCACTTCTCCTGCTCAAAGCTGCCCTCATTCTTCAGGCCTGTCAGCGCTGCCCTCTAGTGTTAGCAGGCTGTATCCTGTTCAGAGGAAG AGTTGTGAGCACACAGATGTCTCCAGAGCTCACAATGAAGGTGATGGTTCATGAGAGTGAAACATACACCAAG ACCCAGAGACCAAATGGACCAAATACCTTCAGCTCATTTGGCGATGCTGTCAGCTCCACCACTGTGTTCCTGACCCTGTCTGAACTCCAGTACCTGCAATCGGCCCCTGTGGACAAAGATTTTAG TTCCCGGTCTTCTTCTCTCAAAGACACCCCCCCAAGGAAGACCCGCCTGTCAAGAACACTATCAGACACTCCCTCCACTGAGTCAGAGCCGTCCTATCTAGGTTCCTCCCTGTCTCCCCAGAAGGTGTCCTTCAGCCCCCGCTTATTAGaaagctctgtgttcagcccaGATCCATCGCAGAGCACCAGCAGTCCGCTCAGCCCCTCACAGGAGTCACTTGAGCCTCCTTTCTCAAATGGAAAACACTCCCCTGAAGCTGAGGAGGAGGCGCTGGAGGAGTCACATTATCACAGTTTTCACAGCAACAAAGGTGGAGGCAGTGATGTACATAACAAGGAAGACAGCTCAGTGTTTGGAGGAAACTCCCCTCTGAAcggaggtggaggcggaggagATGGAGACACAGCTTGTGGGACAGTGTTTGACTTCAGAGGGGCTGGGTCTGGGGAAGTGGCCCCACATGACGATAAGTATTTGGGAGAGTCCAGCATAGGTGGTTGTGGGAGAGATCAAGGCCAAAAGGCTGTGACGCAAGATCCTCCCGCTTGCTTTAGTGCTTTGGACATCCCAGAGGAATGCCCTCTGATTCCCATGACGCTGTACCTGCACCGGGTAAAAGGCTTGGTGCTGGCTCTGCTGGTGGAGCCACACTTCTTGAGTGACTCGGCGTCCATGGAAGAAGTG TACCACAGCAGCCTGGCGTCACTCAATGGATTGGAGGCCCATTTGAGGACCATCTCTCCAGGGGCCCCGGGCGCTCCAGGACCCTACATCTTTGCCCATTTTGACTGCATTCAGAGCACACTGACAA ccaACTTGTCTGGTCAACCAGGGGGAGCCCCGGAGCGGCCTTTTGTGAGAGCCACATCACTTCTTCACTCGCATttctgtaacactgaaactctgcaggaggCTATTATCAG GAGTGCTGGAGCTGCTGTGTATGGAACCCGCAGCGTGGCCCAGGAAACTTACTACCAGCAGCACGGGGGATCGCTGAGGAACTCTGGAATCCCTAACCACCAGGACAGTGCTTTCTCACTGCCCAGCAAGGCCCGACACAGACTACTGAAACACGGGGTTAACCTGCTCTGA
- the cox6a1 gene encoding cytochrome c oxidase subunit 6A1, mitochondrial yields the protein MAALGRFSQMLLRSSLTQTRRQLSAAAEGHGDQAARTWKILTFVVALPGVAVCMLNMYLKEQHHTHEQPEFVPYSHLRIRSKRFPWGDGTKTLFHNSHVNALPDGYEGHDE from the exons ATGGCGGCCCTCGGACGGTTCTCTCAAATGTTGCTGCGGTCTTCTCTGACCCAGACCCGGCGTcagctttctgctgctgctgagggacACGGCGACCAAGCAG CACGGACCTGGAAGATTCTCACCTTTGTGGTTGCTCTACCTGGTGTTGCAGTGTGCATGTTGAATATGTACCTGAAAGAGCAGCACCATACCCACGAACAGCCAGAGTTTGTCCCTTACTCTCACCTCCGCATTCGCAGCAAG cgTTTCCCTTGGGGCGATGGCACCAAAACCCTTTTCCACAACTCGCATGTGAATGCCCTTCCTGACGGCTATGAGGGCCATGATGAGTAA
- the LOC117252970 gene encoding uncharacterized protein LOC117252970 — protein sequence MLKPGSQLMNADRDFQMMKKNERAHFFSSKEQELILKLYEEEREILTAKSNTTSASKLREEAWQRIADKINTVSDSGYKRTWQQVKVKHKNIVQTAKRRRAEVMRNEGGSATPSLTSAEEDVLQHKDNRLRVEVLPSGACIEPLTGSDSSFISVSGHPVLLLPVTKTEPESLSGDETDVSDTNFEGDVHNSSFQETANSTCATPGGRSAEKQTDDIRALYCSYLKKEIENRDQLMAYRALKMRKMEKEILLLDKQLM from the exons ATGCTGAAACCCGGATCACAACTCATGAacgcagacagag atttccagatgatgaaaaaaaacGAGAGGGCACATTTTTTCAGCTCTAAAGAGCAGGAACTTATCTTAAAGTTGTatgaggaagaaagagaaataCTGACAGCCAAATCCAACACCACAAGCGCCTCTAAACTCAGAGAGGAAGCCTGGCAGAGAATTGCTGATAAAATAAACAC GGTATCGGACAGTGGCTACAAAAGAACATGGCAGCAAGTGAAAgtcaaacataaaaacatagtgCAAACAG CAAAAAGAAGACGGGCAGAGGTGATGAGGAATGAGGGGGGCTCAGCGACCCCGTCTCTGACCTCTGCAGAAGAGGACGTGCTGCAGCACAAAGACAACAGGCTACGAGTGGAGGTCCTCCCTAGTGGTGCTTGTATTGAGCCGCTGACTGGATCTGACAGCTCTTTTATTAGTG TCTCAGGCCatcctgtcctcctcctgcctgTAACAAAGACTGAGCCAGAGAGTTTGAGCGGTGATGAGACAGACGTCAGTGACACTAACTTTGAAGGG GATGTACACAACAGCAGCTTCCAGGAGACTGCCAACTCAACATGTGCTACACCTGGAGGCAGAAGTGCAGAG AAGCAGACAGACGACATAAGAGCCCTTTACTGCTCCTACCTCAAGAAGGAAATAGAGAACCGCGACCAACTGATGGCATACAGAGCACTTAAAAtgaggaagatggagaaagaAATTTTATTACTTGATAAGCAGCTGATGTGA